In one Gossypium hirsutum isolate 1008001.06 chromosome D09, Gossypium_hirsutum_v2.1, whole genome shotgun sequence genomic region, the following are encoded:
- the LOC121220811 gene encoding (S)-8-oxocitronellyl enol synthase → MANSHQPFVALIVGVTGMAGLSLVEALKSPNALGGPWKVYGSASRPIPTWFPSSLLDKYIAFDATDAGNTADTLTPISGEVTHVFWVAIQVRESEQVNVTVNATMLSNVLDVLKSGPGGNGTGSRLSHVTVQTGTQHYMGPIHNPTESGQGLEPHEPPFREDLPRLPYPNFYYALEDLLESYAPSLTYSVHRSSIIIGTSSRSVYNALLTLAVYALICRYEGLPFRYPGSRYTWEHFCDMSDARVLAKQHIWAAVTPSAKNQAFNCTNGDMFTWKSLWKKLCDIFDLEFIPSVELENFDFVELMKEKSKVWDEIVEMHGLFKTKLEEITCAVALNNVLHFGFQHVCSMNKSRDYGFFGYADTLKSIPMWVERLRDMKIIP, encoded by the coding sequence ATGGCCAATTCCCACCAACCGTTTGTTGCACTCATCGTCGGCGTCACCGGCATGGCGGGGTTGAGCCTAGTTGAAGCCTTGAAGAGCCCCAATGCCCTCGGCGGTCCTTGGAAAGTTTATGGCTCTGCTTCACGTCCCATACCAACTTGGTTCCCTTCCTCGCTCCTCGATAAATACATCGCTTTTGATGCCACCGACGCCGGAAACACCGCTGATACGCTCACTCCAATCTCCGGCGAAGTCACCCATGTTTTCTGGGTGGCAATCCAAGTTCGTGAAAGTGAACAAGTAAATGTTACAGTTAACGCAACTATGTTATCCAACGTTCTCGATGTTTTAAAGAGTGGCCCGGGCGGCAACGGAACGGGTTCAAGGCTCAGCCATGTCACGGTTCAGACAGGTACCCAACACTACATGGGTCCGATCCATAATCCGACAGAATCGGGCCAGGGTCTCGAACCCCATGAACCACCGTTTAGGGAGGATTTGCCCCGCTTGCCTTACCCCAACTTTTACTACGCGCTAGAAGATCTTTTGGAGTCATACGCGCCATCATTGACCTACTCTGTGCACCGCTCGTCGATCATAATAGGCACGTCGTCGAGAAGCGTGTACAACGCGCTACTTACATTAGCAGTGTACGCATTGATATGTCGATACGAGGGTTTACCGTTTCGATACCCAGGTAGCCGGTACACATGGGAGCATTTTTGCGACATGTCCGATGCACGCGTGCTCGCCAAGCAGCATATATGGGCCGCAGTGACTCCCAGTGCCAAGAACCAAGCCTTTAATTGCACTAACGGCGATATGTTCACTTGGAAAAGCTTATGGAAAAAATTGTGCGACATATTTGATCTCGAATTTATCCCTTCCGTGGAGTTGGAAAACTTTGATTTTGTTGAGCTGATGAAGGAGAAAAGCAAGGTATGGGATGAAATAGTGGAAATGCATGGATTGTTCAAGACGAAATTGGAGGAAATTACATGTGCAGTAGCTCTTAACAACGTGTTACATTTTGGGTTTCAACATGTTTGTAGTATGAATAAGAGTAGAGATTATGGGTTCTTTGGGTATGCAGATACCCTCAAAAGTATTCCCATGTGGGTTGAGAGATTGAGAGACATGAAGATTATACCTTAA